A segment of the Bacillota bacterium genome:
ACGGCGTCCGGCTGGACCTCGAGAAACAACTCGAACGGGCCAACCAGGCCGTCTCGGACTTGCAGAAGGGCCGACGCTTCCTCAAAGAGGAAGTAGAAGAAGAGGACATCGCCGAAGTGGTTGCCAAGTGGACGGGAATCCCCGTCTCAAAGCTTCTGGAAGGTGAGACCCAGAAACTGCTCCATATGGATGCCCTGCTCGCACGGCGAGTCGTGGGACAGGACGAGGCCATCAGGGCGGTATCCAACGCAGTCAGGCGGGCGAGGTCCGGGCTTTCCGACCCCAACCGACCGATCGGATCTTTCATCTTCCTCGGGCCGACCGGGGTCGGAAAGACTGAGCTTGCGAAGGCCCTGGCTGAGTTCTTGTTCGATGATGAGCGGGCGATGATCAGGATAGACATGTCCGAGTATCAGGAGCGTCACACTGTTGCGAGGCTGATAGGGGCACCTCCGGGGTACGTAGGGTATGAGGAAGGTGGGCAACTCACGGAGGCCGTGCGTCGTAGGCCCTACTCAGTGGTTCTCCTAGACGAGATCGAAAAGGCCCATTCCGAGGTCATGAACGTACTTCTCCAGTTGCTCGATGACGGCCGGCTCACCGACGGTCACGGCCGCACTGTGGATTTCCGCAATACCGTCGTAATAATGACGTCCAACCTGGGGAGCCACTACATCACCGAGTTGGGAGGCGGAGACGACGAGGAGATGAGAAGGCTTGTCCTCGACACTCTCCGCGCTGCTTTCCGGCCTGAATTCCTGAACCGCATCGACGAGGTCATCATCTTCAACCGTCTTGGGCAGTCAGAGATCGAGCGGATCGTCGATATCCAGCTGAACATGGTGGCGAACCGTGTCCGAGACCGTGGGTTCTCTATCACGTGGACCCCAGCGGTCCGGCAGTTCCTGGCCCAGGCGGGCTTCGACCCAGTGTATGGCGCCCGGCCGCTCAAAAGAGCGGTCCAGAGGCACCTCGAGAACCCACTCTCCCTCGAGGTTCTCAAAGGTAGGTTCGGGAAAGGAGCAGATATCCGGGCGGATGTTGACCCCACCGGAGAGTCCATCCAGTTCAATACCGTGAATGAGGAGGTCCGGGCCTAGCCCGGACCTTTTTCAATTCTCCAGTGCCATCTAGCATCAGCTGCCCCCCTGCCCCGCCTCGCGTGGGAACTCCATCCACTCTCATCCGTCTCAATGCGTGTGGGGTTGGGTGGACTGCGCACCGCACTGTAATAAAGAATATTGCATCAACCGGCCTTGAGCAGGAGTTTCCATTCTGACAAGGAATACTCCACCATACAGGGGGCGATTGGCATGGGGACCTGCTCTCAGGATGTCGAGGGGCTGATTGCGCAATGTGCCGAGGGTGAAGCTCTCGCTTGGCAAGAGCTGGTCTCGAGCTATGCGCCCTATGTCTATTGCATCATCACCCACCTTTTTGGGTCCGCCGGCGAGAGTGCTGACGACATTTTTCAGGCAGTCTTCACCAAGCTGTACCTGAATCTCGACAAGTTCGACGGGCGCAGCAGTTTCCGCACTTGGTTCACCACGCTTGTGCGGAACGTGTGCATCGACTACATGAGGTCTCACAGGGCTATCACGGCCCGGGAGAGCCTGTCGCCGCTTCCCGACGGGGCGGATACGCTCTCCGAGGAGACGCTGTACGATCAAGAGATCGCGGCGCTCGCCGAGAGCCTCGACCTCAAGCTCGCCATGGCCGAATTGCCCCCGGAGGCCAGGCGTCTCCTTTATCTCCGCTTCTACCGCGATCTCTCTTACTCCGAGATTGCCAGGCTCACAGGCCGGCCGGAGAACTCCATCTCCGTCATGGTGGCAAGGACCCTTGCCCGTCTCAGGCGAATCCTCTCCCGTGATCCCGAAACGCAGCAAGGAGGTTGTTCAAGTTGACCTGCCCAGATGAGAATGTTCTCGCATTCTACGCCTTGGCTGCTCTCGACCCAAAGCGGTCGTCACAGATCACAGCGCATCTCGCCGAGTGCCCCTCTTGCCGCCATGAGACCGAACGCCTGTTGGGTCTTGCGCGCGCGCTCCGGGGAACACTTCCATGGCGTGAGCCTCCCAAGTCAGTGGTTGCGGACGCGATACTCTCATCCGGCCCCCGTGCGGGCCGTGCCCTCTCGCAGCATGGAGAGCCCTCAGCTGCCCTGAGCTGGACCAAGATCCCCGCAAAGGCCACCCGGGCGCGAGAGGGAGCTCCCCCCGACGGATCCAGCATCCGAGCGGCCGTCGAAGGCGACTGCATCCGGGGACAGGTTTTCGATCTTCCCGGTGAGGATGCGACAGACGTGACCGTCTTACTTGTGAATGAGTCAGGTCATGTGGTCAGAGAGACTCAGGCAGACAGGCTGGGGTGCTTTGAGTTCCGAGGCGTCCCGGCAGGGGTGTGCACTATCCTCGCCGACTGCCGGGGGCGGTTCGCCGTGGAACAGATTGAGCTGGAAGTCGCCAGCGACGCAAGGCGGTGAATGGCCACGTACTCGCGCGAGGAGGAACTCGAGCGACTCCTCTCCGAAGGCCGCGCCAGAGAGGTCTTGGTTCTCGCGTCCGAACTCGAAGCCCAGTACAGGGCTGCAGGGGACAAACCCGGCGTTGCCGCCGCACAGCTTGTGGTTGCACAAGCCTATTCCCAGCTGAGCCAATTTGACGAGGCTATCTCCTCCTACCGGACCGCCCAGAGAGTCTTCCAGTCGATTGGATCGGCGGAGCAAGCCGCCCGGGCCGACATGGGCCTGGGCGATGTCTTTTTGGCAAGGACCGACTACTCTTCGGCGTTCGAATGCTATTCGAAGGCCGGCACGGCGTTCCGAGCTCTTGGCCTTGTACGCGACCTCCTCATGTCTCGCCTCCGGGAGGCCCAGGCCTTGATGTTCTCAGGCGACTTCGACCGGTCACTTTCACTGGCAATCGAATGCAGGCAGAATGCGCTGGACGCCCGGGACGACGCGGCAGTGGCCAAGGCAGACAAGATCCGGGGCACCGTTCTCTGGTACCAGGATGAATACCAGTCTGCACTGACAGCGTTGGAGCAAGCGCGCTCGAGGTTCAATGCCCTGGGGATGGTGAAGGACGCCGCGGCGTGTGACAACAACATGGCGCTCATCTACTGGAAGCTCAACCTCCACCAAGAAGCCCTCGATTTGTTTGTACGGGCGCGAGGGGCTATGGCGGCAGCAGGCATGCGGATGGAAGCCGCAACTGTCGACCTCAACATCGGCCTGGTGTCGATGAGCATGCGGAACTACGAAGACGCCCTGACACACCTCGAATCCAGCGATGCAGTGTTCAGAGAGCTTGGAGTACGGGCGAAGTCCGCGTGGGCTCGGTATTACCGGGCGAAGATCCATCTGGAGCTCGGTCAGCCTGAGGAAGCCTTGACGCTTCTGGATGCGGC
Coding sequences within it:
- a CDS encoding sigma-70 family RNA polymerase sigma factor, which codes for MGTCSQDVEGLIAQCAEGEALAWQELVSSYAPYVYCIITHLFGSAGESADDIFQAVFTKLYLNLDKFDGRSSFRTWFTTLVRNVCIDYMRSHRAITARESLSPLPDGADTLSEETLYDQEIAALAESLDLKLAMAELPPEARRLLYLRFYRDLSYSEIARLTGRPENSISVMVARTLARLRRILSRDPETQQGGCSS
- a CDS encoding zf-HC2 domain-containing protein; protein product: MTCPDENVLAFYALAALDPKRSSQITAHLAECPSCRHETERLLGLARALRGTLPWREPPKSVVADAILSSGPRAGRALSQHGEPSAALSWTKIPAKATRAREGAPPDGSSIRAAVEGDCIRGQVFDLPGEDATDVTVLLVNESGHVVRETQADRLGCFEFRGVPAGVCTILADCRGRFAVEQIELEVASDARR